One Vicia villosa cultivar HV-30 ecotype Madison, WI linkage group LG5, Vvil1.0, whole genome shotgun sequence genomic window, AAGTTCAAAATGTTCCCATAATCAGGCATGTCAGTTTTATTCTAAATGTTCACAATCAGATTGAACCTTTATATAGGTATAAGAAACAATCACCCTCCCCCTCTAACCATTCACTCAAAGGGTATTTCCAAGTTCCAACATTATTTTTAGAGGATAATAACCAGCGCATTCATTAAAAAGCTAAAAAATAACCTGCACAATAAGCATGACCTCTGCAATACCGTCAAAAGTCTCAGCATCAACAGTATCCCCATTTGACCTCCCTTCTCGAACCTTACCAAACCAATTAGTTTTAGAAAGTGTTAAAAatacataatgaaataaaaaataagaaccaTATCTAAAAATAGTAATCAACATGGCCGTAAAATTTTCAACATAGAATCCAACAAGTATACCGTCAATTGACGCCAAAATCCACAATTTTTAAATCTGTTCCAAACTGGTAATTCAGTGTGCTGTAGAAATTCTTGAAAGATAGCAGCATATTTGCAAGCAATGGTAGAAATATTTGGGCAGTTCACTGGTTCCTCAACTGCTGTTACACCTTCCCTATTAAAATATTTTAGTATACAATTAAGAAGTTATAAACAAAAACCACTCAGCAAACTGAGAAGGTGCAGAATACCTAAAATTTCCAAGGCTGAAGCCCACTGTTGCTTTGCCTTCCATTGAATATCCAATAGAAAACTCACACTTATTACGATATCCATTTACAATTGGTGATTCAATAATACCCTCTAGATTGCATGGAAGACCACCTGCACAAGTGTGAGAAAGAAGTGGCTTAATAAGAATTGAATCCACTTAACTTTTTACTGTACTTTTTATAGTAAACCAGACACAGAAATAATAACATAAGGAGTGAAATCATGAAGAAAAATCTAAATCAGATATTTCAAAACTAGCACCTCGAGTTTTTAAACTCCGGAACattctaaatttaaattattattatagatTTGAAGAAACATTACAGATATAAAATGCTACCTATTTCCCTAGACTTGAGAATCCATTCAGGAACTGGAACACCATTTGGACAAGCTTTACGAGCATTTCTAGGCTGCCAAAACAATTTGAGCTCaatttaagaaataaataaaactacAATGATAAAATAGAAACAATTATGACTAACAAGCTTCTTGAGAATCTGCATGAGAGAGTATTTTTTCTGCTCCAACTGATCAGCATAGGACAAATGGGCCAGAGGAGTCACGACTTCACGCGAGCTTCTTTTCTTTGACTCGGAACCATCAATAACCAAACTATCATCATTTGGTTCATCATCCAATGCCCCCTTTGAAGGAACACTAGAGTTACTTTTCTTCTCAAATGATCGAGGATTAACATCAGCTATCTCTATTGTTTTGTTGCCTATTTGTTTCCCTTCTAAATCCTATTAAATACATAATTATCAATCATCAATTGCAAACAACGATTTTAAGATCAATAAGGAATATTAGTCATTATCATAACAAAACTACCTTACAAGAACTCTTCAGTtgttcttcatcttcaaatgtaaCGAAACCAATGGCCATACCTTTCTTCGTCTTCGCGTGCTTGAAAGGTATACCCTAGAGAAATTCAACAACAAGATCAAACCGATTCATTACACAATTTGATTTTAAACTAATTGAATGTAATGTTATTTATGTTTGAATAAATTTATGAAAAAGTGGATTGAAAATTAAATTCAAAACCAAAACTCAATTTGAAGCAAAATATACAAACTCTAACTTCAAGTTTGAATCCACTTTGGATGCACAATAAATTATACTTAAGAATAAGAACATCACatatgtcaaaatcaattttgcaatttcaATTTTATCTTATGAAAAAGTGAAACCTGGAAACATGCTTACCTGCTCAGTGAGGAAATTCCTCAAATTCTCAGAGCTCCATTTCATCGGCAAATGCACTAAACATTTGCTGAGCGCTTGGTTGGATGCAAAACCTTCATCACCTCCATCGCCATCAATATCGTCGACAAGCTCCGTCATCATTACACCGTCTTTAACTGCAATTTTCTCGCCGGTAACGGATTTCAAAGCCTTCTTACCTCTCTCAGACGTCGGGTCCCATGTACTGTCCGGTCGAGGCCGGAGCTCCTCCTCGCTGTGCGCGTATCGGCAGGTATCGCCGTGGCTGCACGTGGCATGTTTTCTGAAGTAGGAACATAGACTGGTTTTCCATAGCGGGTGGAGAGAACGGTTGTCATCGGTGTTGGTGTTTCCGTCGGAATCGTCTCTCTTCCGTTTCTCGGTCGGTTCGTTGGTTTGGGCGTCTAGTGGAGTTGTTAGAGGTGGCTCTAAGGTGGAATCCTGAGGGTTGATTGTGTCTAGGATTTTAGAGGGAGATAGTTCAGCACTGGCCGCCATTGTTCACTGTGTTTTGCTCCGATAACTGCTCTGCTCTCGACTGGTAACGGGAATGGTTATGGACCAATCGTGATTGTTCGGCACTTTAGCCCAACATCACGAGCCCTGTTAGGCCCATCACTCGCCATTATTAAAAAGAATTTCTTATTCCATGTCCTAAGAAAGACCCTGTGCAATTCCGTTTTTGCCCCCTTAAAaaccgaaaatatatttttggtacGCATCACTATTAGGCCAAATTGGGTTTGGCCCCTCAATTTCGGTATTATGGCAACTATATATAGTCCAAAACAGTAACCAGCATGGTCACTTTTTTATCACACAATTTCTTCATATTTTCATAAAACCTCTAAAAAACTCTTCCCTTTATATAATATCATTTGTCATATTTCTTCATAACACAACACCAAAAACCAGAAATGAACATGAAAATGAACATCGAATGGCATGTTGGAATTGTCCACTTTATCGGCGCCACACCATCACGGGAATTTAAGATCACCATGTACACCCCAATTGAAAAGTGCGTATAACATTGCAGGAACGTGTACCTTATGGCGACAATCGCAAAGTTGGAAAAATCGAGTACCGCTCTCCATCTGTTGACACAGAGGGGCAGCTTGTGTTCATCAACCGTGAGCTGAATAACAACGTTGATAAGCGGGCTATGTGGAATATGTATACCAGTTTCGAGGAGAAAGTTCTGATCGAACCATATGCGACTATTTCAAGATCGGTCGATGATATTATCAGGATGTTGCAACATTCACGCGGACGTTGATTTGTAATGTTTGCTTTGTTGTTAAAATCCTTATTTCCTATGTTTATGTTATGTTTCGTATTTTTCTCGTTGTTATCAATCCTTATGTAATGTTTGCGTGTTTTGATAATGGTGTTATTTAATGATGTTTTTCTGGTTTCTGTATAGCACAAAACTGTAGTTATATCTCCGGTATAAAACCGGAAATACATTTTCGGTTCCAATGTATAGTCTTTCAGTTTTTGGTGCGCACTAGAAATATATTTTCGGTTTTGAGGGGCATTTATGAAATTTCACGTGGTGCGCTAGAAACACATGGAGTGGAATAAGAATTTCCCTTTTATTAAAAATTAGTGCGGAAGTGTATCTTCTTCGTAGTGATGAAAGGGTGAATATCTATGTGCACTTTCGTAATAACTCTTATTTTGAACTTATCGTAATGTGTTTATTTCATGACTCAAGAAAGTAAATTGAAGGTATACTTTTGTACTAACCGTCAAGAAAATTAGTTTCCATTCTAGACAATAAGTTTGTTAtaaatttgacattttttaaGATACTTATATTTTAGGCCATTTATACTAAGCATACATAATTGTTATTCAATTAAACCATACATTGATGTAATTCAATTAAAATgacatatattaatttaattaaaatttataatcaaACATCATTATTGATAAATTACAAACCGTTATCCAAATATTATCAAAATCAAGTAAAAATGAATTACTGGGTATATCTAACTCTCTGGTTCCTTCTCTTCCTCATGTATTGTAAGGCATTTTGTGACTCGCCTAGCAAGGCCTATATAGTGGTCCTTGCAGGAGTGCCTCCAGAAAACTTTCCTCTCTTTATACTCGTTGGTCCAATAGCCACAATACGCTGACATCAGGTAACACATCAACACATAATCTGCTTTAGCATATTCCTCCTCTAATATCTCTTATTGAGCTAGCCTAAGTGGATCTCTGAGCATCTAGTGTCATGTAAGGATGTGACACTCTGAAATACCATTGGATGTAACTGAATGCGTCCCTTCACAATTGAGGAGATGACACACTTCGTGCTTCCAATGGTATCAGATGATTATATAAATCACCAAACATCGAATCAACATCTCCGCGGGCGATAGTGGGAGGACTAAACATGGTGGGGTCTCATGGAATATTCTATAGAAACTCGAGCTAGCGCATGATTCGCTCAGGAAGATTTGGATAAATCAGGCGTGATCCATTATACAATCATTCAAGTAGAATGTTATGCCATCCAAGAGACGCGTTTAACGGTGATCATCGTAAGATGTGTATCATATATCGTTTGCTCTAATATGGCCAAGAAACACTCGAAACGACTTGATCGTTTAATTCCCGCTGAGCTGGACAAAGGAGTAAACATGTGGTCAAGGCTTATTGTACTCATCCTCATATGACCAATCGATGATGCGTGGAAAGTGAGAGAGGGTCCGTGCCTGAAAAAtggttcataaaaaatattagaaattgTGTAGCACAAGTGTTATGAAATATTAGTAACAGTAAAGGTGAAAATATAATATTGTAAACAGTGTGTTACTTGATGCCATTTGTCTAGTTTTACAAAGATAAGTTTCACCTATCTTCAAATATAGGTAAACCAAACAAGCAGCTCCCTAGTTGTATTCTTGAATCCGCTCGAAGTCAATAAGGTATATAAGGTAAACGATATTGACATAATAAGTACTTTTGTCTGCAAATATGAAGGTGTCAACCAAATACATAAAACATGACCGCAATGCGCATGCTCTATGATGCAAAACCCGTACATCATCACCATCGAGCTCCACTATTGCAACCAACTGATATTTATACAACTCTTCCAGAAATGAAAATCTAGCATGACACCCTTTAGTGTCAACCATAACCTTTTGGGCATCACTGGGGTCAGCTCACAAGTATTGCACCATCATGTCAGTGCATCAAGTCTAGAGATTTTGGAGTGGTTTAATAATCTTTCCCTGATTGGAAGATGCAGGACGAATGACACATCATCAAGTGTGATGGACAATTCATCAATCGGAAGATGAAAAGATGACGTCTCTGATTGTCATCTCTCTACAAAAGCAAACAATTCACCAATCTATAATTAATAACATTATAATTAGTCATGCATAAATCTTGCAGCTCAGATTACTGCATGACATCATGAAACCATTGCTCTTCAAGATGTTGAAGCTTCACAATCTTCCTAATATGGTTTATGCATTTTAAATTCTCACGGTACTGTAAAAAATATACATAATCGTCAGAAAGTTCAAATATCATAACATAtatgtttaaaagaataaatacaaatttattttaGCTCTTCATCTCATATGTGTCTAACAACATGGTTTGCATACAAAGGAAGTAATCAAGTGTTATAGAGGCCTCCTGGAAAAACATCAGGAACGACATCAGTAGTAGGTGCATCAAAATGGAATGGTGGGACTTTTGGAGCAGCAGCATGTGACACGTGCCTCTGGGAAGACGAACTCAGAGACACCTAAACTCCAGAAGACCATTCTTTTGCATCAAATGAACTGGAACCAACTGGTGGTCACAATGGTATAACTCTCTCCCTACGAACTGATGAATGTTGGGACACTTTACCATGCCTCAATCTATATTAATTGTCAAACATTTTACCTATAATCAAACCCAGATGACAGACAtgcaaaatcaaacaaacaaaggaGATGCATAAAATATAGGTAAGTACACTTCTGTTACTCATAAActgaaatacaaaaaaataatatgaaagtGCACTTCCGTAAAAACATGAAACTCAGAAAAACCAAAAAACTCATAAACCCAACATGCCATATGCTCTAAGCATCCAAAATATGTTAATGCATGTATCAATAAACTATGTATTATGAGTGTAACTATAATTTATTGTACCTTAAACAACCTATTTAAGTAATGCATACATCACAAGTCAAAAAAATGAAGAAAGTGAGAAAACTACCAAATATGAGAAGTAAGTTCTTGGATTGAATGGAGTGGAGTAGAGATTAAGTGATGTCATGAGATTAAATTCAATAAAGTAGAAGTTGTGAGAAAGCTTGAAAATGATAGAAATTGGGTTTGCTCACgagctttttttttttgttctgaGAAAGTTTTGGCGAAAAATGAGAAAGGGGAAGGTTTGACATCACAATATAACTCAAAATGTCTCTAGAGGTATAATTTCATAGGTTGTTACGGAGATACACTTCCAGACTAATTTGTTGCAAATTAAGGGTGACTCACTTGCAAGGTGTTATAGTGTGGACTTTATAGTGCGTTTAGATGTGTGGTTCAAGATTTAAGGGGTCATTTATGATTTTTCATGCAGGTGTGTGAGCACCATTAAAGGTGCATTGAACAATCCCCTTTTGTATAATATAAATGTTAGTTCATTTGATTGTTGGACACTTTATCCCATTGTCACGAGCCTACATAGGCCCATTCATTAACATGGGTCTCTAGTAATCTTGTATATGATATATGTTAGTTCATTTGATTATTAGACACTTTAGCCCAATGTCACAAGCCTTCATAGGCCATATATTAACATGGGTCGATAATAATCATGTATATGATACATGTTAGTTCATGTGGGTTGCTTTTCCCACCCTTAGTGGTGAAGAGCCACAAAATCTGAAAATGCCTTTGAAATAATATGGAAGTTAACTTTCGAACACCCCTCATGCACACCAAAACTCTTTGTAAGTGAGTCACCCCTATTTTACCAAAAAATGGTATAGAAGTTAACTTCTGTATTGATGGAAGGGCAAGTCTATAGGTTAAATTTCAGACTAACTCCCTGGACATGTTTAGAAATCAtgataatatatttatttctCCCATTATCAGTGGATAATACATAAGTTAACTTTTGGAACTACCAAGCAGGAAAATGAATATAACACCACCTTGCTTATATTCTTCATTTCAAGATCATACCACTATTCTTCCAAAACCTTACAAAAATCTCATTTCATTCTCAATCAAGTTTTATActtcaaaatcacattttttttcacATCAAAATAAGCAAAAGAAATTGGAATTTAGGATAATGTACATGTAGTTTCTTCTTCATTGCATGTAAGAATCTGGTTGAGTTGTTTAAAAATGAATGTTATGTTTGGATTATAACTTCTGAATTATATTGCATGTTGTTTCGAAAGGTTAATACTAGATTGTTTATTAGAATAACATATTATCAACAAACAATAAGAATGACATCGCAATAAGAATGttatattttttcttaatttacTCTCCTTTTGACAAAGGAACCACCACTATATGAGGAAACAAAAGGAGAGCACTCAAAGTGGATCACTGTGGGAGTTTCAGTCAAAGGAAAAGAAATTGCTATACATAATGGTGTAGAGGAAGTGCCTACACATAAGAATGGATTTGAAGTGTTGGATGTTAGAGAAAGCTCAGGGCCACATGATGATAAAGTCACATGATGTTAGTGTGGAATGTTAAGGGCTTGAATAAAAAGGCTAGGCACCTTGTGATTCGAGCTCATCTCAAAAACATGATTTTGGCTTGTATAGCTTTACTTGAAACTAAAGTATAAACCAATAAAACATATAAAGTAAGAGGTAATCTTGGAAATAATTGGAGTTGGATAGACAATTACTCTCATCATCCAAATGGTAGAATTTGGATAATGTGGAAAGAAGAGACTAAAAACTTTGAATGGATAAATGGATCTGATCAATTTATTCATTGTAAGGTGACTGAGAAGACTGGAAATATGATAACTTGGATAACTATTGTGTATGCTCAAAATCAGCTGTAGAATAGGAAAAAGTTATGGTTAGATATTAAGGATTGTGCAAGATCTCTACAGGGTCCCTGGATGATCATTGGAGATtttaataatgtcatgacaaccAGAGATAGAGTTAGAGGAAATCAAGTACAATTGACTGAGCTCAGTGACTTGGAACAGGTGATGAAAGATGTTGGTTTATATGAACATGAGACTAAAGGGGAGTATTTCACATGGACCAACAGACACACAAAGGACATGATATACTCAAGGATTGACCATGCTATTTGTAATAGGGAATGGTTCCTTCAATACCCCAAATGTGAGATTGATATTTTGCAGCATCATATCTCAGATCATGCACCTCTGATAGTGTATCCTTTAGGGCACAATACTATGACTAAGAAGGTAATCCACTTCAAATTTTTGAATTGTGTTATTGAAAGGCAAGAATTTTTGGAGATTGTGAAAATAAATTGGAACTGCAATGAAGAAGGCAGGCCTATGTACAAGGTTTGAAGGAAACTGAAAAAGATGCAACC contains:
- the LOC131601902 gene encoding zinc finger CCCH domain-containing protein 24-like, with amino-acid sequence MAASAELSPSKILDTINPQDSTLEPPLTTPLDAQTNEPTEKRKRDDSDGNTNTDDNRSLHPLWKTSLCSYFRKHATCSHGDTCRYAHSEEELRPRPDSTWDPTSERGKKALKSVTGEKIAVKDGVMMTELVDDIDGDGGDEGFASNQALSKCLVHLPMKWSSENLRNFLTEQGIPFKHAKTKKGMAIGFVTFEDEEQLKSSCKDLEGKQIGNKTIEIADVNPRSFEKKSNSSVPSKGALDDEPNDDSLVIDGSESKKRSSREVVTPLAHLSYADQLEQKKYSLMQILKKLPRNARKACPNGVPVPEWILKSREIGGLPCNLEGIIESPIVNGYRNKCEFSIGYSMEGKATVGFSLGNFREGVTAVEEPVNCPNISTIACKYAAIFQEFLQHTELPVWNRFKNCGFWRQLTVREGRSNGDTVDAETFDGIAEVMLIVQVSTASFDNVQVAAEFKRLAQAFVTGATSHCPTLPLTALIVQDHQGISNVAPSDAPLHSLPIAAGDPERDESISAADVRIHDYISNLRFSISPTSFFQVNTLAAEKLYSLAGDWACLGPDTLLFDICCGTGAIGLTLAHRVGMVIGIEMNAAAVSDAHKNAENNGIKNCRFICSKAEQVMGSLLKEYLNVPKEQLDDPNTCGTVDDIPEDSACPEPENGKQASHCSENNNSEVENEVPKESTSENGNTSMQQFKNVVAIVDPPRAGLHPTVIKALRTHTRLRRLVYISCNPESLVANAIELCTPSPTEIERGNKDNRGWRRMSSAGLARHRAKSMPISEAFKPIKAMAVDLFPHTPHCELVMLLER